Proteins encoded in a region of the Dendropsophus ebraccatus isolate aDenEbr1 chromosome 11, aDenEbr1.pat, whole genome shotgun sequence genome:
- the GPR34 gene encoding probable G-protein coupled receptor 34: protein METTSNSHIPWTTHLQDKTDYFTAQIGNSTSMNNSHMCTTDETTLNYFLWIFYSLIFIIGLMGNALALYVFVCIHNKRNSVQVYLLNAAIADLLLTVCLPFRIMYHFSEEWRMGTVFCKVVGNLFYMNMYISIVLLGLISMDRYVKVKKSQRRRSMSNRRFSIQICCCLWAAAIFSGIFLIAVQSLKETSPPHLCFHYTDRKDKIWQAAFNYFVVLIFWIVFVLLILSYVKIGKNLQRISRERAYIPNAGRYNRTAYKSFFVLFIFTVCFVPYHTFRIAYIATQLQSLSCYWVDIVHKTNEVTLMLSAINSCLDPIMYFLLSNSVRKTVFQLLLRASRDSSRSESNTSDLHPGHTLPGSTNNAYSQTPTPLTNRRLRMTAIENL, encoded by the coding sequence atggagaccaCTAGTAATTCTCATATTCCATGGACGACACATTTACAGGACAAAACGGACTATTTTACTGCACAGATTGGAAACAGCACCTCCATGAACAACTCCCACATGTGCACTACGGACGAAACCACCCTTAACTATTTTCTATGGATCTTCTACTCGCTCATTTTTATTATTGGACTGATGGGCAATGCTTTGGCCTTGTATGTGTTTGTATGCATTCACAATAAAAGAAACTCAGTACAAGTGTATCTCCTGAATGCAGCCATTGCCGATCTCCTCTTGACGGTCTGCCTCCCGTTCCGGATAATGTATCATTTCTCAGAAGAGTGGAGAATGGGGACCGTTTTCTGCAAAGTTGTAGGCAACCTGTTTTACATGAACATGTACATAAGTATTGTCCTCTTGGGTCTCATCAGCATGGATCGTTACGTTAAAGTGAAGAAATCCCAGCGAAGACGCAGCATGTCCAACAGGAGATTCAGCATCCAGATCTGCTGCTGCCTATGGGCGGCAGCCATCTTCTCCGGGATATTTCTCATTGCTGTACAGTCGCTTAAAGAAACCTCTCCTCCTCATCTGTGTTTCCACTATACAGACCGGAAAGACAAAATCTGGCAGGCGGCCTTTAATTACTTTGTGGTGCTCATCTTCTGGATCGTCTTTGTTCTGCTGATATTGTCCTACGTAAAGATAGGGAAAAACCTTCAGAGGATCTCCAGAGAGCGAGCCTATATACCAAATGCTGGCCGATACAACCGCACGGCATACAAGTCCTTCTTCGTGCTCTTCATCTTCACGGTTTGCTTTGTGCCATATCATACGTTCCGGATTGCTTACATCGCAACACAACTGCAAAGCCTCTCCTGTTATTGGGTGGATATAGTCCACAAAACTAATGAGGTAACCCTGATGTTGTCCGCTATTAACAGCTGCCTGGACCCCATCATGTACTTCTTATTGTCCAACAGTGTCCGGAAGACAGTGTTCCAGCTACTTTTGAGAGCCAGCAGAGACAGCAGTAGAAGTGAAAGCAACACATCAGATCTTCATCCGGGACACACGCTACCTGGAAGTACCAACAATGCCTATTCCCAGACTCCTACTCCGCTAACCAATAGGAGACTCAGAATGACTGCGATTGAAAACCTATAG